One Helianthus annuus cultivar XRQ/B chromosome 12, HanXRQr2.0-SUNRISE, whole genome shotgun sequence genomic region harbors:
- the LOC110895688 gene encoding germin-like protein subfamily 3 member 4, protein MYTFNLLFVIAILLLICFYSLPVYCDNLQDTCPTYISPDETIFINGFPCKNPSNVTTSDFKNMMLSQPGSADEFLRSSVTIVTAAEFPGLNTLGLATARTDLELDGLVMPHTHPRSSEMMFVAKGVVIAGFIDTKGQLFQSVLRAGDVFVFPKGLLHYCLNSGFEGALIYSVFNAQNPGVVDVSNAMFGDNNSEAVKMAMAKLVSLNRVEDVRVHDDTNLNDEL, encoded by the coding sequence ATGTATACCTTCAATCTTCTCTTTGTCATTGCCATTCTCTTGTTAATATGCTTCTATAGTTTACCTGTGTATTGTGATAACCTCCAAGACACCTGTCCAACCTACATATCCCCTGATGAAACCATTTTCATCAATGGCTTCCCATGCAAAAACCCTTCAAATGTCACAACATCTGATTTCAAAAACATGATGTTGAGTCAACCGGGTAGCGCAGACGAGTTCCTACGTTCGTCGGTCACCATAGTCACGGCTGCTGAGTTCCCCGGTCTTAACACCTTGGGATTAGCCACGGCTCGAACCGACTTAGAACTTGATGGGCTAGTGATGCCTCATACTCACCCTAGATCCAGTGAAATGATGTTTGTGGCAAAAGGTGTTGTGATAGCTGGATTTATTGACACAAAGGGCCAATTGTTTCAAAGTGTTTTGAGGGCAGGTGATGTGTTTGTTTTCCCTAAAGGATTGTTGCATTATTGCTTAAATTCTGGATTTGAGGGCGCGCTTATTTACTCGGTGTTTAATGCCCAAAACCCGGGCGTTGTTGATGTGTCAAATGCTATGTTTGGGGACAATAATTCGGAGGCAGTGAAAATGGCGATGGCTAAACTGGTGTCGCTTAATAGGGTGGAAGATGTGCGTGTCCAtgacgatacaaacttaaatgacgAGCTTTAG